The window GGATGATGCGCTCGATCGTGCAAATGTGTGGCCTGGAAAATTCTATAGATCCGCGGAGCCTGTGTACCAGTTGGTCGTTCGGTTCCTCCTTGATATGCTTTTTCGATTGCACAAACGATCATTCGCGAAACAGAGGTAGCTTAAAAGAAAGTTCCACCACTCGGCTGAACGTACGGCACTGCTACCACCTCAGACTCTGAATTTCAATGTACTGCACTGGCTTACGACGCAGCGAGCTGAGCCACGGTGGAATAGGAAGGAGGGGTATTGGGGTGAGATCCGTATAGCGCTTCAATTTGCAGATGTTCTACCTACGCACGCGCCTACGGGCATCGAAGTGCACGCACGTAAAGAAAAAAGCCATGTGAGCTGAAAAGCGAAAAGCGCTGCCAATGTAGGACGAATCAGCAGATTTCACGTCCTCTCTTGCCTGGCAGTCCCAGTGCCGGCGGTCAGCTAAGCGGTGCTCAGTCTTTTTAGTTTAAAAACACGACGCAAAACAGATGCAGCGCTGGATGAGCATCCACTCGCTGTGCTAACCTCATACATGCAAAGGGTGTGCCCGGTCGTTGTTGGTCTCGGTTGCGGATGTCCACGAAATGGAAGTGTAAGACCAGACCTGTCTGACGCCCACAGTCAAAAGGTCCAGCGGTAAAGTATGTCAGTGCATTCGTAGATGAGAGATGAGACGCAGGTCATTGTACCCCACGTGTGTGCTGCGCTGCTTCCGAGGTTTTTACTTTTTTGCATCGGACTTCATGGTTCTAGATCGCAGATGCCGTTGGGAAGGTAACTGCCTACGACTTTATAGCCGTCCGCCAACGTATGTCTTAGCCACGCGGGGGGGAAACAAAGTGTTCCAGAGCAAAGAAGAATGGATCATTTTCCTCTGGGTGGCACTGCGTTGTCAGCTTCTTCGGTGGATCTGTCATCCAACAATGCAGTGTGCCTGGTTTGTGCACACGAGGCATGTAAATTACAGTCCGTACTCGTGGCAGGCGGAATCGTGGGGACCAAATACACTGGATGTCTTCAAAACTTTTATCACTTGTTCTACCTTAACAATTGCCGGAAGTTTTAACGAAGAGTGGATTTATTTATGCTCAAACAAATCTGCCAGCGAACAAAGACAAACAGCAGTTCATCTTGATACATGGACTAAAAACGTCACACGTTCCGTCATAATTTCGAACCTTGGTGGCCATTTACGAACAGTACCTCAACACTGAAGAACCCAATGCTGTCGACTCTGTTGAACTCTGTTTCAGCTATAGAAAATGTGGCCGATGTAGTTTGGTTGCCCCAAGAATCAATTCTTTCTTCATGTTTCACGATTATTATGCAGATGCTGTACTAGTCTGTGGTATGTCTGGAAACTAACGATCATAGTGGTGACTCTGGATTGAGTCAATATAATAGAAGTATTCCTAAAAATAGTTTGCATCGAGTTTTCCTCTGGTGTCTATTTGACAAATATTACAAAAGGCTGAATCGCTCACTGGCTAGATCACGGTACGTGCTAGCTGTAGATGGGATCAAAAATGTTTGCACGTGAACAGGAGACTAGTGGACGGCTGACAATCTGAGCGTAGTTTCGCACGGTACGCCAGTTTGCGAGATTCAGACTCCGCTGCAGGGGGAAAGGATACGCTTTTGCGTGTGATTGCCAGTTGTGAGGTGGAGACGATCGATATTAAGTTTCTCGTGCCTCACGCCGTACTCCCTTTTTTTCAAAAGGTACGGATTTTTGGTCGTCTGCGTAGTGACCGCAAACCTCAGTGGGCACGAAAGATTTTTCTGAGTTTTACGAAGATCCGTCTCTTCAGTGTTCGGTTTCTTCGGCCATTCACTTTGCCGGCAGCCTTATTTTTACAGGTGAAATTTTCATGCATATTCTTTGGCCCTGTCCTTTCAGTGTCTCCCCGTCTGTGTGAGATACTGTATCCAGGTTCAAACTTATCAGGTCCTTGACATTGATGCTGAAGCAGGTGTGGGCATGCCCAATCGACGGATAGACGACCTATTTCTTCGGACAACCGAAGGAACCTTTCCCATATGATTGTAACAGCTCTGCTTTCCGTACGTGGATTGTCAAATCAAACCCGGCCTGAGGATTGAGTATATGCCTGTTCTCGACTGTATTTCCTCGTTCCCCAGTTTGGGAAGGAGGCTCGCTTCAGCAGCGCTTTGCCGAGGTCATATTTTCCCAAGAAGACAGAATGTGATCGACATTAGAATCATATATCAACAGGGATAACTAGACACCGTTTCAACGTCTTCCACGTCGGTGGCATATCGTGATGTTGAGGCATTGGAGATATTCGTTTCCCGCTTGAAACGTGGGAACCGTTcagtctgtttctctgtttcgtaACGAAGCTGGTTCTGGACGGATTGTGATAATGCTCAGTAGCAACCGTTTTCCTGTGGAGGCTGCGATACCGGAAACAACAAGTCTGTTTGGCATTTGTTGACCGGCGAGAATCGGATAAGGGATAGACAAAAGTTAGGCGTAGTACTTCAGCTTCAGGGAGTCTTCAGAGACTCTGGAACAGTTATACTGGCAGTTCACGATGGAACACAGGGCATTAGGAGAGCCTACGCACGGACGTCTGCGGTGTCAAGTTGGCGATGATATCCGGCAGTTCCGCGCCGCAGACAGGTTCTTGTTCCCTCAGTGCTGCAATTCAAGTCCGTCAGATCTCAAAAGAAGGATCTTTTCTTTTGTGGGGGGACATGGAGAGCCGCACCTTCCTTATGCGCGACGGCATGGCCAAagtttctccctttcgaACGTGCTGTCTTCCAGGCCGTGTCATTCGCCTGCGCGAGGCAGATGTTCTAGCACCGAAAAGGGTGGAAAGTCGCGAACACTGTTCAAGTCAAAACGAGGCCATCTCCACCGACCAGTGCAGTTGCCTTCCAGCAGACACTGCGGTTTAACAGCTGCATGCTCGTGTCCTCGAATATGCAAATGGCGTGCTACATGCCTCGATGTTTTGGCATGCTGGCTCTTCAGTGCGCTGCTGTGTACTACGTCGTTGTCCGTAATCTGGAGACTACCCAATGTGCCTCTCTTATCGATCGTCGGAGGAGTAGCCTCTGAGCCAAGTTATCACCGAACGCCATCTATTCCTTTCCCCGCTCAAAACGAGCTCGATACAGACATACCTACGATGCTCCCCACCCCGCCGTCTGACATGCTCCCGTCCTCTAATCACCCGGGAACGTTTTCGGCTGCGATATCCTCAGCCATTCCAGCCGTGAAGACCATCGAGCATGTGGCGGACTTCTTTCCGGCTGCTCATGAAGGTGGTTCCTCTTTTCAAAGCAGCCAAAAAGAAACCTACCACATCCCTGTATCAGCCTCCCAGCAAAGCCCGCAGACGCCCTCGATGCAGCAGTCCGTCCCATTGCCGCAGCTCCCCCCAACTGTTAGCATCGGCAGTTATGTACTGGACAATGTCGCTGCTTCGTCACCCGGTTCAAGGCTTGTAGGAGCAACACCTCTTTCAGGCCCGAAAGTGGGACACCCGGTGGAAGGAAGCCCTGTGTTGAATGCAAAAGCTGACAAGGACGGCTGGTTTCCGATTGAAGACTTGAAGCTCAGTAGAACACACTTCGACGTCACTCTGAAGCAGGGCGAACGCTTGAcccttccgttttctctcaccGCTAACGAGAAAGCCAAGGTGTTTTTGAGAGCTGCGGCCAACTTCGAGAAGTCGGCCAGGACCATTGAGCGAACTGCGGATCTTCTGTTCATGCACGAGATAGAAGAGAGGCAATCTCAAATGCGCCGAGATCGTGAACGCCAGCAAAATCGTCCTGATCTAGATTGCCGCACGAGTGACGGtccgtgcctctctgctggcgcGTTTGTGAGAGATAGTGGTTCCCCTGAACAGGTGGAACACCTGTCCGTCCAGCAGTCTCCTACCCCAGTCCCATACCACGCAGGTCGACGACTTGGCACAGCCAGCAGCCCCTTCCACGTTAGTGATGCTGCACATCCGCATTACCATGCAAACCTGGGAGGTGCGCCTGCGGTCACGCCTTCCGATGATCGTCGGGGGGGGACTCGACCCCGGCGGAGGCCGGAGTTAGCTGCAAGAGCCAACGGAGTCCAGAGGGCCATTGCGGGGGCCGGAGACGCAAGGCCCTCCTCGGGTGGTAGTGAAGCGCCAGAGAAATATGCAGGCTCCTCCTCACTAGATGGGCTGGGACGCAGCACAACCGGAATCCCGACTTCGGCTGGCGGCCGCATCCAAGGGACTCCCAATTGGCAATATCGGAGGCAAGTGCCATCGGCACCAAATTCTTCCACGGGGGAATCATATAGCATAAGGGGAACAGGAGCCCCCTCGTCGGCAAACCCAGCTGTCCCAGATAACCCTTTCCACCCCCTCGCGTACGATGCTTTGCCAGTGGAACCTTGGGAAGGGTGGTCACACTCCCTTAAGCTGCTGGCAGCCGAAACGAGAAAAGTGGACTGGTCTACCTCCCAGCGTATGCTTCAGTCTGTTCGCCTCCAAGTTGGAGCGGCAATCACCAGTGATTTAGCCACTAGCGTTCGGAGTGACGCCTCGGACTTGGACCTCCCCAGCAGCAGTCGCATCTCGGGGAGGCGGGGAGAGGCCAGGGGTCTCGGATTGGTTACAAAAGACGTTAGCCGCGATCGGGGCGGCGCTCAAAGTTCTTCCACATCAGTTGGTTCACTCGGGGAGGAACGAGGCCCCGCTTTGCCACTATCAAAACTCGAGGTGCAAGAAATAGACAGCACGAACAACTGGCAGTCACACAGCAATCCAGAGAGTCTTTCTCACAACGTAGGGAACCTAGAAGCAAGCTCTCCAATGAAGAAACTGCACCAGCTTGTAGGTGAGGCCACCGAATTTCGGGTTGCTGCCAGCTTGCTGGACCATGACAAAGCACAGGACtcagaaaagcgagacaacGTACCAGTATCCTCACAGAAAGGTGCGGGCAACGTGAACTTCCTGTCGGAAACGAGAGGTGCCGTTACGAATGCTTCGCCGAGCACGCTGTTGGACTCGTCAAAAGCTGATTCACCGACCGCGAACCTGCCGAAACGAAAAACCACGAAAACCAGCCTCTCGATGCCTGACCGGCGTCAGTCCCAGATGATCGTTGTGAATGTGGAAGCCTTAGGCAGCCCGATAGACAAGGACACAGGTCGCCCCCTCTTCTACAATGACCGTATTTTGGTTGGCTGGCGTTGTTCCGACCGTGAACTGCTCGCTCTTAAAGCGCTGGacctggaagaagaggaagaggaagttgGACAGGATGAGAGCGGGCAGTGGAGTCCCACTTCCTCGGTAGTGAATGTGGAGGGAGAgatgccttctctctcagtgCCTCCCTCTCAAGCACTTCCGGAAGATCCAAGGATATCAACTGCAGACGAGGAGCCACACGTGAGCGTGCCTTGTGCTCAGCCAGATTTGAACCGGTCATCCTTCGCGAAGGAAGAATCGGAACGTCGCGTGTGTGGATATGTGCCACCCGATCTGGGTATTGACATCCGCAGCCTCCGGGATTCCCGCCGAACCACATCGGCCTCTTCATCGTCGTCTAATCcagcttttcctctcgaccTGTCGCGAGTTAGCGAGCTCTGGCCGAACGCTCCTCGGCCCAGAAACAACACTGTGGAGTCCTCTACTTTTGCTAACGTTAACCGAAACGATAATTCGTCATCGTGGGAGTCGCGCGCAGCGGGTTTTTTTCCATATGAGAGCCAGACACAGCAGGCGTCACGGCCAGGGCTGCCAGAATTGAGTGGCGACACGCTCGGAGCCCCACCTCGGCGACTGCAAGTCTTGGATCGGATGCTCAAAAGCTTTGCGAGCCCGGAAGTCGAGTCGGTGAAAACCCTCTTCCGGAGGCTGCCTCAGAAAAGATCACTGCGAAAGAAAGCCCACCATGACGAAACATGGCAGCGGGCCGAGAATCACATAGATAACCAACGGGCGGTTAATGCAAGTGCAGCTCAAACGAAGTATTCGAATTTTGGTCTTGGTACATCCTCGAGAGACTCTgcagaagcgaggcgaaatCCTGTGTCACGAGCCGGGAACAATACAGCCTCAACAGGAGGCGCTAGGACCAGCAAAGGAAATTCAGATTCTGGTGGTGGCTGGATGTACGAATCAGAACACGCACAGGAACCTGGAACAGGTGGTAAGCTGGAAGGAGGACGCGGGGCAAAAAACAACCGAGACAATGGGACTGAAAACAGTAAGCTCGGAGAATCGGTAAGAAGGAGGCTTTTGGATGACGACGAACTGTGTGGAATGGATCTTATCAAGCTGTCCCTCCAGCATTACCGCGCACGGGTTGAAGGGACCAGACACGATGCAGACCCGGCGAACAACTTTGAAGATGTTGAGGCATTGAAAGCGTTCATGAAGGAGTTCGCATCTCACGATTACGTCGGAGACATTCTATTCCTCGCTCCGGACGCGCCGATCCATGCGCAAGCATTTTCTGCCGTAATGGAAAGTGACACGATGTCGGCCGATAGAGACGAATCTGCGCCTGCCTCGAGTACCTCGAAGCACCCAACAAAGAATGAAACGAAAGGGGAACAAGCTAAAACAAGACCAGCTAACGCGGAACAGCGGCTGGCGCTGGGCCCAGCAGGTGGAGATAGTAGAGGACGAAACAACGCACGTGGGAAGAGCACGGTTGCGAGAAGCACCTTCCCTTCTCGAAACGCAGAACAGAAAAGCGCGTTTCTGAACAAAACCTTTATCGCCGGTAACGACCGGCCTTTCGATTTGAGGGGCGTTGGCGGGCCCGGGCGATATGCGACATCATCAGTCTCGACAGAAGAGCGTGTTCTCGATGAGACACACGGGGGCCGGGGACTGGGTTCTCGAGAGCAGTCCGATCAACAAAACAACTTAAAACGGTCACTGCAGAGAACTCCACAAGTTTCAGAAAGTGGCGAATGGGAAAGTGGGGGCCCGGTCATTCCCAATGATCCTCTGTTCACCCTGCAGTGGGCGCTCGGGTCGCCGCCCCAGGATTCGCATATGACTGCAGAGTTTTGTTACAtgcgagcgcgagaagaactgGAGGGAAGAGCGTCAGAAGCAATAGAAAGAGGGACAGCTGGCCCCCCGCAGCCGACGCCAAGCAGCTCTCAGCTTGCAAAGGTGAGACAGCTCTGTGCGGCTGCTGGCCACAAGGACAAGAACGTAACCGGCGAGAAAATCCGATCCACAGCCCTTGCCGAGGAGGCTGAACATGAGCaaggaggagaaacagatCAACAGATTTGGGAGGACGAAAGAGGTGAGACGACGCCGGACAGTGCCTCGACTCTCCAGTCAGAGACCCATAAAGCAGATGTCCAAGAACTGGAAGGAGACATGGAAAACGGGCCTTCCAGTCCCTCTCCTAAGACCAGCGCAACGCTGCACGCACTACAAGGCAGCCATATGGGAACAGGTGGAGGTCCAGCAATTGGCGAAAGCTCAGCTGATACAAACAGCATTGACATGGTCAAGGCGTGGCAATTGAGTCTTAGTCCTCAGGAGGATGACAAGCGGAAGAAACCGGAAGTCCTCGTTGCTGTTATTGATACAGGTGTGACCCTGAACTACGCCTCACCAGGCGACGGCGATCACGCCTGTGGCCACACAAAGCCGCGATTCATCTGTTCAGCCGTGTGGCATTCTTGTGAGATAAGCAAGTGAAACACCGAGCAACGAAAAGGGGATTGGGTCCTCCGTGTGTCAAACATTGCAGTTGCTGCTTCTGGCTGTCCGTTAATAGCACCGACACGTTTCCTTCCCAGTCTCAGTCGATCGGAGTTTTTTTGCTTACTCTCTCAGGAGTCAACTATATCCACTCAGACCTTGCAAAGAGCATCTGGGTCAACGAGCAGGAGCTAAACGGCGTGCCTGGATTTGACGACGACCAGAACGGTTATATCGATGATGTGTATGGCTGGAATTTTCTGCACGGGAACAATAACCCTATGGATGACAACGGTCACGGCTCTCATGTTGCAGGTTCGTAGtgcctccttccttccttcttgttTCGGTGTTGAGATAGAGAGTCCAAGCGAGCAAGAGAGTATGTAATGGGGGGAGGCTTACACAGGAGTACTGCGACTGGAAAAACTGGCTTTCCCGCTCGTGACCCGGTCACgccagaaaacgaaaacactATAAGCCTTaatacgcatatatatatatatatacatagatagaaATATACATATGAATAGGTGTACTGCCTCTCTAATCCACTCCTCCTGCCTGACTCAAGTGTTCCGCTGCTGCTCTTGTAGTGCGGTGTTGGAAGTGTTTGTGTTGATCCACTCCGGTTCCTCTCGGCACTTGTTTTCTGGACAGCGGTTCATGTCTAGACTATCCTTGTGTTGGGCGCATTCTACACTCAGTTCAGGATGTTGTGGTGTGCTGGTGTGAGATTCGCATGTGCCTCACATATACTTTCTTTATGTTTTGTGAATGTGTTAGGGATTATTGGAGCTCAGAGGAACAATTACCAAGGAGTGTCCGGCATCAGCAGCCACGCTCGGATCATCGCACTGAAGATTCTTAAtaaaaagggagaaggagatgTGTCGCATGCAATTCCGGCAATCCGATACGCTCTCGACAATGGTGCCAAAGTTATTACCAATTCGTGGGGCGGCATCTCAGGTGAAAACCTCAATTTTTCTGGACCAGAAAGAAGTCACTTACGTGTTTTTCACGTTTTGTACGTCTTCCATTGGTCCCACATAGCGTATAGACTCATATCTCTGGAGACCGATCTCAAAGTAAACATTTTTCCCTCATCGTGGTTGTGTCCGTAGAAACGGGCTGCAAGACAGCGGTGTTGGCCCCGTCACGAGACCCCAGAGTTCCTTTTTTTACCGTATCGGAAACGAAATGTACCCGGTTTTTGTCTAATAATCAGTCATCAGGAAAAGCATGCGACTCTTGAAGGTTAAAAAAGTGTCGCCATCTCGTCACGCAGTCAGGCCCAACCGGTGCCGGCGTGTTTTTTGAGCAGTCAGCGTCTTATTCAGTCAGGAAGTGAACCACCAAAACGGATCGTCCGTACATCGTTCTTCTGAACAGCCGTCCCACTGAGTACGCGGATTATCGGGTGTCGCTGTTCTGTCCTCAGGCCCAGGAACTCAGATTTTGGGAGTTCTGTTGAAGGAGGCAGTCGCTGACGCGAGTGGAAGCGTCTTTGTTATCGCAGCAGGAAATGATGGCATGGATATTTCGAAGGATCCGTATTACCCAGCTTCTTTCTTAAGGGACTGGACCATCACGGTGGCAGCTCATGCACGTGATGGTGCCTTACCGAAATGGTCAAACTATGGCCACAATACTGTTCACCTTACAGCACCGGGGGAAAACATCACCAGCACATGGATGGGGAGTGGATACCGCCTGAGCAGCGGAACGTCAATGGCGGCACCTATGGTCAGTGGCGTTGCCGCAGAGATCCTCGCCTACAATCCTATGCTTCAACCTCAGCAAGTGGTGGATGTGCTTGTCCAAAGTGCCATCACGGATAAACGACATGCGAATGTCTCTCTCACAGGAGCCCGTCTGAACGCGTATCGGGCTATTGTTCTTAGTCAGCTTCAATTCATCTCACTATCCCCCGCGGAACTACATGTCG is drawn from Neospora caninum Liverpool complete genome, chromosome X and contains these coding sequences:
- a CDS encoding putative subtilase family serine protease, which codes for MLPTPPSDMLPSSNHPGTFSAAISSAIPAVKTIEHVADFFPAAHEGGSSFQSSQKETYHIPVSASQQSPQTPSMQQSVPLPQLPPTVSIGSYVLDNVAASSPGSRLVGATPLSGPKVGHPVEGSPVLNAKADKDGWFPIEDLKLSRTHFDVTLKQGERLTLPFSLTANEKAKVFLRAAANFEKSARTIERTADLLFMHEIEERQSQMRRDRERQQNRPDLDCRTSDGPCLSAGAFVRDSGSPEQVEHLSVQQSPTPVPYHAGRRLGTASSPFHVSDAAHPHYHANLGGAPAVTPSDDRRGGTRPRRRPELAARANGVQRAIAGAGDARPSSGGSEAPEKYAGSSSLDGLGRSTTGIPTSAGGRIQGTPNWQYRRQVPSAPNSSTGESYSIRGTGAPSSANPAVPDNPFHPLAYDALPVEPWEGWSHSLKLLAAETRKVDWSTSQRMLQSVRLQVGAAITSDLATSVRSDASDLDLPSSSRISGRRGEARGLGLVTKDVSRDRGGAQSSSTSVGSLGEERGPALPLSKLEVQEIDSTNNWQSHSNPESLSHNVGNLEASSPMKKLHQLVGEATEFRVAASLLDHDKAQDSEKRDNVPVSSQKGAGNVNFLSETRGAVTNASPSTLLDSSKADSPTANLPKRKTTKTSLSMPDRRQSQMIVVNVEALGSPIDKDTGRPLFYNDRILVGWRCSDRELLALKALDLEEEEEEVGQDESGQWSPTSSVVNVEGEMPSLSVPPSQALPEDPRISTADEEPHVSVPCAQPDLNRSSFAKEESERRVCGYVPPDLGIDIRSLRDSRRTTSASSSSSNPAFPLDLSRVSELWPNAPRPRNNTVESSTFANVNRNDNSSSWESRAAGFFPYESQTQQASRPGLPELSGDTLGAPPRRLQVLDRMLKSFASPEVESVKTLFRRLPQKRSLRKKAHHDETWQRAENHIDNQRAVNASAAQTKYSNFGLGTSSRDSAEARRNPVSRAGNNTASTGGARTSKGNSDSGGGWMYESEHAQEPGTGGKLEGGRGAKNNRDNGTENSKLGESVRRRLLDDDELCGMDLIKLSLQHYRARVEGTRHDADPANNFEDVEALKAFMKEFASHDYVGDILFLAPDAPIHAQAFSAVMESDTMSADRDESAPASSTSKHPTKNETKGEQAKTRPANAEQRLALGPAGGDSRGRNNARGKSTVARSTFPSRNAEQKSAFLNKTFIAGNDRPFDLRGVGGPGRYATSSVSTEERVLDETHGGRGLGSREQSDQQNNLKRSLQRTPQVSESGEWESGGPVIPNDPLFTLQWALGSPPQDSHMTAEFCYMRAREELEGRASEAIERGTAGPPQPTPSSSQLAKVRQLCAAAGHKDKNVTGEKIRSTALAEEAEHEQGGETDQQIWEDERGETTPDSASTLQSETHKADVQELEGDMENGPSSPSPKTSATLHALQGSHMGTGGGPAIGESSADTNSIDMVKAWQLSLSPQEDDKRKKPEVLVAVIDTGVNYIHSDLAKSIWVNEQELNGVPGFDDDQNGYIDDVYGWNFLHGNNNPMDDNGHGSHVAGIIGAQRNNYQGVSGISSHARIIALKILNKKGEGDVSHAIPAIRYALDNGAKVITNSWGGISGPGTQILGVLLKEAVADASGSVFVIAAGNDGMDISKDPYYPASFLRDWTITVAAHARDGALPKWSNYGHNTVHLTAPGENITSTWMGSGYRLSSGTSMAAPMVSGVAAEILAYNPMLQPQQVVDVLVQSAITDKRHANVSLTGARLNAYRAIVLSQLQFISLSPAELHVGGTADPIGEVEILFQSLMLPPGVYEGNIELVYSRRLASTRGLGVLSGVLKRRIVQLVQVTLPVKLTIVQ